CCATCTCGTCGCCCTCCGACGATGCGGGACGTGGCCGAGCACGCGTCGGTGAGTCCCATGACGGTGTCCCGCGTGCTGCACGACGACCCCGGGGTGAGCAAGGCGACCCGGGCGCGCGTGCTCGCCGCCGTCGACTCCCTCGGCTACCGGCGCAACGAGGTCGCCCGCAACCTCCGGCTGGGGCGGACCAGCGGGCTGATCGGCCTCGTGGTCACGAACCTCGCGAACCCCTTCTACTCCCAGTTCGCCCTGGGCGTGGAGTCGGGCGTCAGCCGGCAGGGCCTGAAGGTCGTCCTCACGAACACGGACGAGGACGTCGAACGCGAGCGGCGGCTCGTGGAGGAGCTGACGGCCCGCCGCGTCGACGGCATGATCGTCGTGCCCGCCGGCAACGACCACTCCCACCTCGCCGCGCAGCCGGGCTCGGTGCCCATCGTCCTGGGTGCCCGCCCCCCGTCCGGCGTGCCGCTGGACTGCGTGCTGGTGGACGACTTCGGCGGCGCCCGCGAGGCGACGGCCGGCCTCCTGGCAGCCGGCCACACCCGGCTCGGCTTCCTGGGCCTGCCCCCGTCCGTCTGGACCAGTTCCGAGCGGTTCCGCGGCTTCTGTGTCGCGCTGGAGGAGGCGGGCGTCGCGCTGGACGAGCGGTACGTGCGGCTGCGGCAGCGCACCATCCCGGCCGCCGAGGCCGCCGCCCGGGAACTGCTCGAACTCCCCCGGCCCCCGACGGCGCTCTTCTGCGCCAACAGCCGCAACACCCTCGGCGCCTTCCGCGCCACGAGCCGTCTCGGGCGCCCCGTCAGCCTGGCCGGTTTCGACGACTTCGAGCTGGCCGACGTGCTCGGGGTGCCGCTGATCGTGGCGTACGACCCGCGCGAACTCGGCCGGCGGGCGGCGGAACTGCTGCTGCGCCGCATGAACGAGTCCGATGCCGATCCGGACGACGCGGCACCGCTGCGTATCGTCGTTCCCACGAAGGTCGTGCGCTACGGCGACCCCGGTTCCGGCCAGCACTGAGGCGCTTCGCATTCCACCGCGATTTCCGTCAATGGCGGCGGCGAGGCGTGCACGATCCTGCCGCGCCCGGTGGTCGCGGACCACGACCCGCGCCGGCTCGGCGTGCGGCACATCGTGGCCCTGGCGCTCCGCCGGCACGTCGCCGTGCTCACCGCCACGGACCGCTACGAGCCGCTGCCGCCGACCGCTGGCCGGGCATCCGGCTGGCGGCACCCCCCGCCGCCGCGGACTTGCGGCAGGAGGTGCCGTAGCAGAGCGCCGGGCCCGGCCGGCGCTCAGGACGCGAAGCGGGCGCGCAGCGCCTTCTTGTCGAACTTTCCGGTGCCGGTGCGGGGCACCGCGTCCACGAGTTCGACGCGGTCCGGCAGTTGCCAGCGCGCGAAACCGCTCCGCTCCAGGTGCGTACGCACCTCGTCCAGGGTCACCGTCGCGCCGTGGCGGACGACGACGCACACCAGCGGCCGCTCCGACCACCTCTCGTCCGGCACCGCGACCACGGCCGCCTCGGCGA
The Streptomyces sp. CNQ-509 DNA segment above includes these coding regions:
- a CDS encoding LacI family DNA-binding transcriptional regulator → MRDVAEHASVSPMTVSRVLHDDPGVSKATRARVLAAVDSLGYRRNEVARNLRLGRTSGLIGLVVTNLANPFYSQFALGVESGVSRQGLKVVLTNTDEDVERERRLVEELTARRVDGMIVVPAGNDHSHLAAQPGSVPIVLGARPPSGVPLDCVLVDDFGGAREATAGLLAAGHTRLGFLGLPPSVWTSSERFRGFCVALEEAGVALDERYVRLRQRTIPAAEAAARELLELPRPPTALFCANSRNTLGAFRATSRLGRPVSLAGFDDFELADVLGVPLIVAYDPRELGRRAAELLLRRMNESDADPDDAAPLRIVVPTKVVRYGDPGSGQH